A single region of the Pseudomonas sp. VD-NE ins genome encodes:
- the nuoF gene encoding NADH-quinone oxidoreductase subunit NuoF, with translation MTLTSFGPANRIQRSAETHPLTWRLRDDGEAVWLDEYQAKNGYAAARKAFADMDQDAIVQTVKDAGLKGRGGAGFPTGVKWGLMPKDESINIRYLLCNADEMEPNTWKDRMLMEQLPHLLIEGMLISARALKTYRGYIFLRGEYTTAAKHLNRAVEEAKAAGLLGKNILGSGFDFELFVHTGAGRYICGEETALINSLEGRRANPRSKPPFPAAVGVWGKPTCVNNVETLCNVPAIIADGVDWYKSLAREGSEDMGTKLMGFSGKVKNPGLWELPFGVTGRELFEDYAGGMRDGFKLKAWQPGGAGTGFLLPEHLDAQMYAGGIAKVGTRMGTGLAMAVDDSVNMVSLLRNMEQFFARESCGFCTPCRDGLPWSVKLLMAIEQGRGQPGDIETLLGLVNFLGPGKTFCAHAPGAVEPLGSAIKYFRPEFEAGIAPVSAAVPPLARPIVIGA, from the coding sequence ATGACCCTGACATCTTTCGGTCCTGCCAACCGCATCCAGCGTTCGGCCGAGACTCACCCGCTGACCTGGCGTCTGCGCGATGACGGCGAAGCCGTGTGGCTCGACGAGTACCAGGCCAAGAACGGTTACGCCGCTGCGCGCAAAGCCTTCGCCGACATGGATCAGGACGCCATCGTCCAGACCGTGAAAGACGCAGGCCTCAAAGGTCGCGGCGGTGCAGGTTTCCCCACGGGTGTGAAGTGGGGCCTGATGCCCAAAGACGAATCCATCAACATCCGTTACCTGCTGTGCAACGCGGATGAAATGGAGCCGAACACCTGGAAAGACCGCATGCTGATGGAGCAACTGCCCCATCTGCTGATCGAAGGCATGCTGATCAGTGCGCGCGCGCTGAAAACCTACCGTGGCTACATCTTCCTGCGTGGCGAATACACCACCGCCGCCAAGCACCTCAACCGTGCCGTGGAAGAAGCCAAGGCTGCGGGCCTGCTGGGTAAAAACATTCTGGGTTCGGGTTTTGATTTTGAACTGTTCGTCCACACCGGCGCCGGACGTTATATCTGCGGTGAAGAAACCGCACTGATCAACTCCCTCGAAGGCCGCCGCGCCAACCCGCGCTCCAAGCCGCCCTTCCCTGCCGCTGTTGGCGTGTGGGGCAAGCCGACCTGCGTGAACAACGTGGAAACCCTTTGCAACGTGCCGGCGATCATTGCCGACGGCGTTGACTGGTACAAATCGTTGGCGCGCGAAGGCAGCGAAGACATGGGCACCAAGCTCATGGGCTTCTCCGGCAAAGTCAAAAACCCGGGCCTGTGGGAACTGCCGTTCGGCGTCACCGGTCGCGAGTTGTTCGAAGACTACGCCGGCGGCATGCGCGACGGCTTCAAGCTCAAGGCCTGGCAGCCAGGTGGCGCCGGTACCGGTTTCCTCCTGCCTGAACACCTCGACGCGCAAATGTACGCCGGCGGCATCGCCAAAGTGGGCACCCGTATGGGTACCGGCCTGGCCATGGCGGTGGATGACAGCGTCAACATGGTCTCCTTGCTGCGCAACATGGAGCAGTTCTTCGCTCGCGAGTCGTGCGGTTTCTGCACCCCGTGCCGCGATGGTTTGCCATGGAGCGTCAAGCTCTTGATGGCCATCGAACAAGGCCGCGGTCAGCCGGGCGACATCGAGACCCTGCTGGGACTGGTCAACTTCCTCGGCCCGGGCAAGACCTTCTGTGCTCACGCACCGGGTGCCGTGGAACCGTTGGGCAGTGCCATCAAATACTTCCGTCCAGAGTTCGAAGCCGGTATCGCGCCAGTCAGCGCCGCCGTCCCGCCTCTGGCAAGGCCGATCGTAATCGGCGCGTAA
- the nuoI gene encoding NADH-quinone oxidoreductase subunit NuoI, which yields MFKYIGDIVKGTGTQLRSLVMVFGHGFRKRDTLQYPEEAVYLPPRYRGRIVLTRDPDGEERCVACNLCAVACPVGCISLQKAETEDGRWYPDFFRINFSRCIFCGLCEEACPTTAIQLTPDFEMAEFKRQDLVYEKEDLLISGPGKNPDYNFYRVAGMAIAGKPKGSAQNEAEPINVKSLLP from the coding sequence ATGTTCAAATATATTGGCGACATCGTTAAGGGTACTGGTACCCAGTTGCGCAGCCTGGTCATGGTCTTCGGCCATGGCTTTCGCAAGCGCGACACCCTGCAATACCCGGAAGAAGCGGTCTACCTGCCACCACGCTACCGTGGTCGCATCGTCCTGACCCGTGACCCCGATGGCGAAGAGCGTTGCGTTGCCTGCAACCTGTGCGCTGTGGCTTGCCCGGTGGGTTGCATCTCGCTGCAGAAAGCTGAAACCGAAGACGGTCGCTGGTACCCGGACTTCTTCCGTATCAACTTCTCGCGCTGCATTTTCTGCGGTCTCTGCGAGGAAGCCTGTCCGACCACCGCAATCCAGCTGACCCCGGATTTCGAGATGGCCGAGTTCAAACGTCAGGACCTGGTGTACGAGAAAGAAGATCTGTTGATCTCCGGCCCCGGCAAAAACCCTGATTACAACTTCTATCGTGTTGCAGGTATGGCAATCGCTGGCAAGCCGAAAGGCTCCGCGCAGAACGAAGCCGAACCGATCAACGTGAAGAGCTTGCTGCCT
- the nuoE gene encoding NADH-quinone oxidoreductase subunit NuoE has protein sequence MNSTLIQTDRFTLSETERSAIEHELHHYEDPRAASIEALKIVQKERGWVPDGALYAIGEILGIPASDVEGVATFYSQIFRQPVGRHIIRVCDSMVCYIGGHESVVSEIQNNLGIGLGQTTTDGRFTLLPVCCLGNCDKAPALMIDDDTFGDVQPAGVAKLLEGYV, from the coding sequence ATGAACAGCACGCTTATCCAGACAGACCGTTTCACCCTCAGTGAAACCGAGCGCTCGGCCATCGAGCACGAGCTGCATCACTACGAAGACCCGCGCGCGGCGTCGATCGAAGCCCTGAAGATCGTTCAGAAAGAACGCGGCTGGGTGCCGGATGGCGCCCTGTACGCGATCGGCGAGATCCTCGGCATCCCGGCCAGCGACGTTGAAGGTGTGGCTACTTTTTACAGCCAGATTTTCCGTCAGCCGGTCGGCCGTCACATCATTCGCGTCTGCGACAGCATGGTCTGCTACATCGGCGGCCATGAGTCGGTGGTCAGCGAAATCCAGAACAATCTGGGCATCGGCCTGGGTCAGACCACCACCGACGGTCGCTTCACCCTGCTGCCTGTCTGCTGCCTCGGCAACTGCGACAAGGCACCGGCGCTGATGATCGACGACGACACCTTTGGTGATGTGCAGCCTGCTGGCGTCGCCAAACTGCTCGAGGGCTACGTATGA
- the nuoH gene encoding NADH-quinone oxidoreductase subunit NuoH, with amino-acid sequence MTWFTPEVIDVILSVVKAIVILLAVVVAGALLSFVERRLLGWWQDRYGPNRVGPFGMFQIAADMLKMFFKEDWTPPFADKVIFTLAPVVAMSALLIAFAIIPITPTWGVADLNIGLLFFFAMAGLSVYAVLFAGWSSNNKFALLGSLRASAQTVSYEVFMGLALMGIVVQVGSFNMRDIVEYQAQNLWFIIPQFFGFCTFFIAGVAVTHRHPFDQPEAEQELADGYHIEYAGMKWGMFFVGEYIGIILISALLVTLFFGGWHGPFGILPQLAFVWFALKTAFFIMLFILLRASIPRPRYDQVMDFSWKFCLPLTLINLLVTAAVVLWNTPAVAVQ; translated from the coding sequence ATGACCTGGTTCACCCCTGAAGTGATCGATGTGATCCTCTCGGTCGTTAAAGCCATCGTGATTCTGCTGGCCGTTGTGGTGGCAGGCGCGTTGCTCAGCTTTGTCGAACGTCGCCTGCTGGGCTGGTGGCAGGACCGTTACGGTCCGAACCGCGTTGGCCCGTTTGGTATGTTCCAGATCGCCGCCGACATGCTGAAGATGTTCTTCAAGGAAGACTGGACCCCGCCGTTTGCCGACAAAGTGATCTTCACTTTGGCACCGGTGGTGGCGATGTCCGCCTTGCTGATCGCCTTTGCGATCATCCCGATCACCCCGACCTGGGGCGTCGCGGATCTGAACATTGGCCTGCTGTTCTTCTTCGCCATGGCCGGTCTGTCGGTCTACGCGGTGTTGTTCGCCGGCTGGTCGAGTAACAACAAGTTCGCCCTGCTCGGCAGCTTGCGTGCGTCGGCGCAGACCGTGTCCTACGAAGTGTTCATGGGCCTGGCCCTGATGGGCATCGTGGTGCAGGTCGGCTCGTTCAACATGCGCGACATCGTCGAGTACCAGGCGCAGAACCTGTGGTTCATCATTCCGCAGTTCTTCGGCTTCTGTACCTTCTTCATCGCTGGCGTCGCCGTGACTCACCGTCACCCGTTCGACCAGCCGGAAGCGGAACAGGAACTGGCCGACGGTTACCACATTGAATACGCCGGTATGAAATGGGGCATGTTCTTCGTCGGTGAATACATCGGCATCATCCTGATCTCGGCGCTGTTGGTCACCCTGTTCTTCGGTGGCTGGCACGGTCCGTTCGGCATCTTGCCGCAACTGGCCTTCGTCTGGTTCGCACTGAAGACCGCGTTCTTCATCATGCTGTTCATCCTGCTGCGCGCTTCCATTCCGCGTCCGCGTTATGACCAGGTGATGGATTTCAGCTGGAAATTCTGCCTGCCACTGACCCTGATCAATTTGCTGGTGACCGCTGCAGTCGTGTTGTGGAACACGCCTGCAGTCGCGGTTCAGTGA